Genomic DNA from Candidatus Pantoea bituminis:
AACTCCTCTGTACACACTTCTGCCAGTGTCACAATTTTCTGGACGGGACCTTTCAGGGAGCTGGGATCAGGAAGATCGGTAACCGGGAGCCGAACACCACGCAGGCTCGGACTTGCGGGCGCGTAATCAAGCCGCAGCCGTGTTTTGTTCGGCTTAACCACCATCCCATCCCCGTATTTGAGGGTGTATCGCCGCTTGAAAAGCATCGCAAACTCCCTCGCACAACGACGGGCCGGGGTACGCATCGCGTATTCCGCATGATGTGTCACCCACGTCAGCGCCTGATCGGCAGACACGGGTATTCCTGCATCCACCGCCTTTGCAAGTGAGAGCTTAAACATCATGCCATTGCTCAATCCAGCCTGGGTGCCAGAAGCGGCGGAGAGTTTAATCTCCGGTCGCAAGATGGTCATGGCCTCCAGCAGCTGATATGAGTAGTGGCGGAATGAGCGGTTATCAAAAAATACCGATCTTAACCGTTCAACCTCTGAAAACAGCGAGCGGAACTCAGCGTCAGAGATATTTTCATCTCTGCTGTCCACAAGGGCCCTCCTCTCCAGGCCATAGAGGTATATAAAAACATAACCGACAGGACATGACGCATCACATCGGTCACTTGCCAGCCAGCTGAGATATGCGCCGCGAGACTCAGGGGAAAGGGAACTATATTCAGGCCAGTAACTCAGTGAACTGTCTTCGTAATGATAGGAAACTCGCTGAGTCTTAAGAGTGGCGTCTATCAGTGAGGCTTCACTGCCATCGTTATAATTTCCGCTGAGGCTTTGCCCCGGCGGCTTCATACGCTGTCCGAAATACAGGAAACCGCCAGCTATGACGACCCCTCCTGCAGAGATCTCATTACCCGGTTGTATCCACTGAGCCAGAGCACCGGTGTTTTTTGATGCAGCCTGTCGTGGGGTGGCTGATATCCGGTACTCGACAGACCGTCCAGTAGTCAGCGTAAAAGTCGCAAGTGCATCATCTTCACTGTCGTCGTTTACCACATTATTCCCGTTGTTCTTGTTATCATTTTTCCACACTCTTGAGGGCGTTTTTTCCGCTTTGTAAGAATATGAATTACCTGATTTGTTTTTTTCTTTTTGAAAAACAATAAATAAATCAGATAAATTGCCGCTATGAATATCCATAATTCCATGAGCAATGACCTTTGCAATATTCGAGTTAGAACTGAAGACGCAAGTAGATTAATCTTAAAATGATACTTCTATATCTACAGGGTTAACACTAATTTCTTAAACAAGTTAACTTATTGATATATATAAATAAACATCAATAAATATAAGCGAAGCCAGTAGGACTTACTGTAGCTAAGCTGGGCGTAACATCCGCATGGGTGAATCAATATCATGCCGGAATTCTGTTTCTGAAATTGAGAGGGATTTTGAGGCAGGATAACTGTGCGGAGATAAAAACTGCGAACTTCTGATGTTCGCTCATAGCGGACTGTAAGCAAGCTGCAGAGTTTAACTTGGCCGCTTTTGCCATCAGACCCAGCCGGAATCCCCGGCGCCTCATCTGACGTTTGACGGAGCTTAATAACTCTGGCAGTTAGTGCAGTAAGGTTGATGACCCGACCCTATCGGGGAGTCAGAGGGGGCCATTCGGATGTTGATGCTTTTGACCACCACAGGAAGGTAACCGGAGGAGCAGCTGCCGCACAGCAGTAGTAAGTGAAGAAAGCAGACCGTGAGACAGCGCTTTGGAGAGAGGAAGTGCTGGCGAAATAACCGGTACGTCAGCCGCAGCTTTTCCGGGGAAAAGCCGTATCGCCGGGCGACCCTACTTACCGGTGCAGTTAGAGTGTGAAATCGACGTGCTCGCCACCGGGCATATTGACACCGATAGTTAGCTGGCCGCCGAGCGCTTCAACGTATCGTTTGAGCGTCGCGATTTTCAGATCCTCGCCGCGTCCTTCAATAGCCGCAACGGAAGGTTGTGCTATCCCCATAGCTTCTGCCTGCTGCTTCTGCGTTTTAGCCAGCGCCTCGCGAAGTTTATACAGCTGAGAATCAAGCCGCATTTCTGCGACTTTATCATTTACCTGAGTCAGTTCTTCGGGCGTCAAATCAGCCATCAGATCATCCAGCGTTTTCATTTTCCACTCCGTTTGAGTTGGTCCAGGTGTCGGTGATACTCGCTTTCAGCCGTTTTAATCATAGTTTTGTAGAAACGCTTTTCGTCAGCGCCTTCTTTGTTACCCGCGCATAGGATGATGGCTTTGCGCAGCGGGTCGAAAACAAAGAATCCTCTTACAGGTCGGCCATTGCTTTGAACTCTGAGTTCT
This window encodes:
- a CDS encoding XRE family transcriptional regulator, producing MKTLDDLMADLTPEELTQVNDKVAEMRLDSQLYKLREALAKTQKQQAEAMGIAQPSVAAIEGRGEDLKIATLKRYVEALGGQLTIGVNMPGGEHVDFTL
- a CDS encoding type II toxin-antitoxin system RelE/ParE family toxin, producing MWIIETTDLFAEWLKEQDKAMRLDVIAALNLLKQEGSHLGRPHVDTLYGSKTPNMKELRVQSNGRPVRGFFVFDPLRKAIILCAGNKEGADEKRFYKTMIKTAESEYHRHLDQLKRSGK